GTCCATCTTCTCTGACCCACCACATCCCTACGGTGGGAGACCCGGACTTCCCAGCTCCCCCCAGACGCTCCCGTCGTCCCAGCCCCTTGGCTTCCAGGCTGCCACCATCGCGGCGGGCCTCTCCCCCTCTCAGAACCTCTCCTCAGCTCAGGGTGCCCCCTCCTACCTCAGTCGTTAGAGCCCTCACACCTACCTCAGGGGAGCTGGCTCCCCCTGGCCGGGCCCCATCTCCTCCACCACCCCCTGAAGACCTGGGCCCAGACTTTGAGGACATGGAGGTGGTGTCAGGACTGAGTGCTGCTGACCTGGACTTTGCGGCCAGCCTGCTGGGGACCGAGCCCTTCCAGGAAGAGATTGTGGCTGCAGGGGCAGTGGGGAGCAGCCACGGGGGCCCAGGGGACAGCTCGGAGGAGGAGGCCAGCCCCACCCCCCGCTACGTCCACTTCCCTGTGACTGTGGTGTCTggccctgccctggcccctggAGCCCTCCCGGGAGCCCCCCGCATTGAACAGCTGGACGGAGTGGATGATGGCACCGACAGCGAGGCTGAGGCAGTCCAGCAGCCTCGGGGCCAGGGGACTCCGCCTTCAGGGCCAGGAGCAGGCCGGGCTGGGGTCATTGGGGCTGCAGGGGACAGGGCTCGACCTCCCGAGGACTTGCCGTCAGAAATCGTGGATTTTGtgttgaagaacctaggggggcctggggaggggggcgcTGGGCCTAGAGAGGAGCCACTCCCCCCAGCACCTCCCTTGGCCAATGGCAGCCAGCCCCCTCAGGGCCTGCCCCCTAGCCCAGCTGACCCCACCCGGACGTTTGCCTGGCTCCCTGGGGCCCCAGGGGTCCGGGTATTgagcctgggccctgcccccGAGCCCCCCAAACCTGCCACATCCAAGATCATCCTTGTCAACAAGCTGGGGCAAGTGTTCGTAAAGATGGCAGGGGAGGGTGAACCTGTCTCACCCCCAGTGAAGCAAccacctctgccccctcccatcccccccacGGCCCCTGCTTCCTGGACTCTGCCCCCAGGACCCCTGCTGGGTGTGTTGCCAGTTGTAGGGGTGGtccgccctgcccctcccccacccccccctccaCTGACGCTGGTGTTGAGCAGTGGGCCCCCCAGCCCGCCCCGCCAGGCCATCCGCGTCAAAAGGGTGTCCACCTTCTCTGGCCGTTCCCCACCAGCACCTCCCCCAAGCAAAACTCCCCGGCTGGAGGAAGATGGAGAGTCCTCGGAGGACCCCCCCCAGGGTCCAGGGCTTTGTGGCAGCGGGTGAGTGAGCGTGCCCAGGCTGCGGAGTGGGAGAAAGGTGGGCAGGAGAAGGCACCTCAGCTTTCTCACGGTCCACCCCGCACCAGGTTTAGCCGAGTGAGGATGAAAACGCCCACTGTGCGTGGAGTTCTCGACCTGGATGATCCTGGGGAGCCCACTTGGGGGGAAAGCCCGAGGTGAGTGGCCAGCCTCCTTTCCCTGGAGGCTCTGGAACCTCTGTCGCTTCCTCCTTCTGACAGGTCTCTCCTCACAGGCCCCTCCAGGACCGGTCCCCTCTGCTGCCACTTCCAGAAGGTGCTCCTCCCCGGGCCCCCGATGGTCCCCCTGACCTGCTGCTTGAGTCCCAGTGGCACCACTACTCAGGTAGGGGCCAGCCTTTCCCTCTCACTGCATCCTTCCCCGTGCTTGCCTCAGCTGAgtaactcacagatacagaattggtccacttaaaaaaaaaaaaaaaaaaaaaaaaacaacgcacTGGGCGTTGCACATTGCACACCTACCTGGGTACGAGCCTGAGGCTGGGTGTTAGAGTTACAGAGACACCCTTGGGAGCTTATGGCCTGTGTCAGAAACAGACATGCCTGTTCAGTGTGCCCAAGAGCCCAAGGAAGGGCTTCAGGGACTAGTGTACCAGGGTCAGAGGTTAGGTACCTAGTAAAACCAGAGATGAAGTTCTGGGGATCATCCACAGAGGATGGAGCCCACCTaggacccagaggaaggacaAGAACAGTGGGAAGGAGATCAGAAGCGGGTGGTGTCCCAGAGGCTCAGGGAAGGGAGTGGTCAGCAGTGCCAACTGCCACACACAACACCAGGCATGTGGGGTCTAGGATTGGTGTACTGTCTGGGCAGGTGGCACAGGGTAGGGAGGATGTTGTGTCCGAGTCCAGAACTGAAAACAGTGTTTGATGAGGAAGCCAGAACAGCAGCCAGGCACCTTGCCAAAAAGCTCAGTTAAGAGtctggggtgggggttgggggttggggggagcagcTCAGAGGGgtttggtgtgagggctgtgacagcaaaagcaagaatgAGGGTGGAGGGGACTCGTGGATGGaaaaggaggtgggaggagacatAGCGGTCAGGTTCGCATAAGAGACCCCTGAGATGGAGGGAAGGACATGAGGAAGgcgtacaggcatacctcgttttattgcccTTTTTCTCTGTcacgttttttacaaattgaaggtttttggAAACCCTGCatggagcaagtctatcagcgtcatgtttccaacagtatttgctcactttgtgtctctgtgtcacactttGGTAATTTTCTTAATACTTCAaactgtttcattatttgttacggtgatctgtgatcagtgatctttgctgTTACTCtcgcaaaaagattacaactcccTGAAGGCTCACATGAtgtttagcatttttttagcaataaagtattttttaattaaggtatgtacattgtttttttagacataatgctgttgcacacttactagactacagtatagtataaacgtAACTtgtatatgcactgggaaactaaaagatttgtgtgactcactttattgcaatattcgctCTATTGCCGTGGTCTGGAATTGAACCCGCAGTATCTCCGAGTTATGCCTGTACTTGCAGAGATACGAGACATCAGTATGCAGGATGGGGGCACGTGGAGCAGTTCTGGCTGATGGACTCAGTGAAGCTGGAAGGGCAGTGCTCTGTTGGTCATGGAGGGCAGTGGGAGAGGGAGTAGGCTACAGCCAAGTAAGCTGATAATTGAGCAGCCTGAGGCTCGGAATTCCTTGTGGCCCCACGTCCTGTCCAGATGTGTGGATTTTCTCATTATGTAGAGCTAAGCTGCTGAGTATGGAAGTGGAATGAAGTAGACTGAGACTGTTTAACTGAAAGGCTACTTACAGGGGTCGGAGATGGCATGAGGATATGGCAGTGACCATGACAGACAGCTCCCTGCCCATAGGGACCAGACCACATTTTGCTAGAGGAAACAGATGCATAATTAACAAGCGCATTCTAGCTTAGGATGAGcaccatgagaaagaagaaagtgagaGTGTGCCCAGGCGAGGCCTCTGTGGTTGTGCTCAGGGAACAGAATGGAAGTGAGGATGGGGAAAGGTGGCAGAAGTCAGAGGTGGACCCTAGGGCATTGCGAGGCCCGGAGATGATGTGGGGGACACGGCAAGAGTTAGGTTTAGAGTCTTGCTTAGGGCTGGAAGGGCATATAGGCAGGTTGGCCCAGAGCAGTTCTGTGGGGAGAAAGTATGGCCGTGTGACTCCTGCCCCTCCTAAAGTATGCTCCACTCAAACGtatgccccccaccccactcaaCCCAGGTACAGTGGTCAGGCCTCAGTCCACATCCTGCTTGAGCCAGTAGCAGCATTTGGTGTGCTGATCCCTCCCTCCTTGAAGCACTTCCTTTCCTGGCTTCCAGCACCCCAGCCGTCTCCTCACCTATGGCTGTGCCTCCTCACTGCCCCAGCCTGTCAGCTTTGGTGTGTCCCAGGGCCCTGGCCTTGACTTCTCTAATCTCCACTCACTCCCAAGTGCTCTTGTCTAGCTTCCTGGCTCTAAACCCCATCTCTAATTCTGATAGCCCCCAAATCACTAGCCAGGCTCTTATATCCTGCTGCCTGTTTGCCATCTCCACAAGCAAGTTGAAAGGGGAGGTTTTCTAAGAGGGATCTCAGGCTCAACATGTCCCAAACTGAGAACTCCTATGTTCTTGACCTTCACCCCAAACTCGTTTCTCCCTCACCTTCACCAACCATCTCAGTCAGTGAGCATTTTATCCTTCCAATTGTTCAGGCTCCACACCTCAAGAATTGTCCTTGACCCCCGTTTTCTCTCACATCCACCTCACCTGTGTCAGCTAGTCCTATCTGttctagctttaaaatttttagccCCTGAGAAAACCCTCATAGTGTACATATACTTGATTCTGTGAGTATGGGCCTTTATAATAACATACTGGTAATCTTTACAGAAATGTGGTGCACATAAGAAAAATACATGTGCAAAATATAGTAGTTCtccagtattttaaattttgtgtgaGATGCAGAAAAATGAGGAGTAGATCGGCATTTACGGTAGACTGAGTTTGAGTGAGCCATAAGCATGTCCTGCAGTAAAGGGACTGTAGGCCCTCTAGAAAAAATAATGTCCATTCTTTAGGGTTCACTGGGCAAATATTGCAGGAGGAAGGCCCTCAGACCTAGCAACTGTGCCTATACGCGGGGAGGAAGGAAGGTCAGAGGGGAACCAGGGGCTTTTGAGTCCAGGAGGGGTGACCCTCACCAACTCTGATCTGCTCCTTGGGACCAGGTGAGGCTTCAAGCTCTGAGGAAGAGCCTCCATCCCCAGAGGACAAAGAGAACCTGGCCCCTAAACGGACTGGCCCACACCTGCGTTTCGAGATCAGCAGTGAGGATGGGTTCAGCGTGGAGGCTGAGAGCTTAGAGGGTGAGTTTGGGAGTAGCATTGACAGGGAGGGAAGGTGTCCCGTAGAACACCATCCTGACAGCTCtggccctgccctctccccagggGCGTGGAGAATTCTGATTGAGAAGGTGCAAGAGGCCCGAGGGCATGCCCGGCTCAGACATCTCTCCTTTAGTGGTAACTGAGGGGTTTCACAGGGATGCTGGGGGCCGGGATGACTCCCTGTTGGCAGGATGGGCCTCCGACATGACTTACGTGTCCTCACTTTTGACTCTCCCCAGGAATGAGTGGGGCAAGGCTCCTGGGCATCCACCACGATGCTGTCATCTTCCTGGCAGAGCAACTGCCCGGAGCTCAGCGCTGCCAGCACTATAAATTCCGCTACCACCAGCAGGGAGAGGGCCAGGAGGAGCCACCCCTGAATCCCCATGGGGCAGCCCGCGCTGAGGTCTATCTCCGGTGAGAGGTCTGGGGTGTGGTGCCTGAGTCGGGGTAGCCCTATAGGAGTTCTCAAGGGTGGGAATTAAGTCTTTACAGATTAGAAACTGAGGTCTGAGGAGAAGATACTAGGCCACTCCAGAAGTTATTCCTAGAGTTCACATCAGAAGAATGAACTTCATCTGTTCCCCTTTTGCTGTGTCTTCAGTAGTAGCAGTATTGCTCCTACCCTACCAGCAGCAGGCCCGGGCCAGAGAATAGATGGGTAGCATCTTCTTGGAAGAATCGGTGTGaaccttcttcctttcctccctcccacctgcagGAAGTGCACCTTTGACATGTTCAACTTCCTGGCCTCCCAGCACCGGGTGCTCCCTGAGGGAGCCACCTGTGACGAGGAAGAGGATGAGGTGCAGCTCAGGTCAACCAGGTATGGAGGGCAGGCCAGGGTACTGGAGATGGTCTGGAAAGGTCCAAAAGAGGGTGATTGGGGCAAGAGAGGTCATTCCTGGGTACCAACCTGTGTGACGCTGCCGTCCCCCACCAGACGCGCCACCAGTCTGGAGCTGCCCATGGCCATGCGCTTTCGCCACCTCAAGAAGACATCCAAAGAGGCTGTGGGTGTCTACAGGTCAGTGGGGTCGGGGGGAGGATGCCCCTTGGGTGGATGGATAGGTGCCCTAGTGTGGGACTGCCTTGGTTCTGTCCCCCTGCCCCCTGACCTCCCCCTTGCCCATGCAACCCTGCAGATCTGCCATCCACGGGCGGGGCCTGTTCTGTAAACGCAACATCGATGCCGGCGAGATGGTCATTGAGTACTCTGGTATTGTCATTCGCTCTGTGCTGACTGACAAGCGGGAGAAGTTCTATGATGGGAAGGTAGGCTCTGCCAGGCCATGGGAATGAGACGGGTGAAACGGTGTGGTCCATGGGAACAGAGCCCCTGACTGCCCCACCCTGTCCCTGTAGGGCATTGGGTGCTACATGTTCCGCATGGATGACTTTGACGTGGTGGATGCCACCATGCATGGCAATGCCGCCCGCTTCATCAACCACTCGTGTGAGCCCAACTGCTTCTCTCGAGTCATCCACGTGGAGGGCCAGAAGCACATCGTCATCTTTGCCCTGCGCCGCATCCTGCGTGGCGAGGAGCTCACCTATGACTACAAGTTCCCCATTGAGGATGCCAGCAACAAGCTGCCCTGCAACTGTGGCGCCAAGCGCTGCCGTCGGTTCCTTAACTGAAGCTGTGGCTGCCTGCCACGCCCCCCGCTGCCATCTTGCCCCTCGTCCCTCCCAGAGCATCTCACCCCACCCTCATGTTCAGGGTGGATGTGGGCATGCAGGTGGCAAGGGCCCTGCCTccacccctccagcccacccAGCAATCGCCCCCTTCTTTCCCTGGGGGCCCAGGATGTAGATATTGTACAAAAATTTCTAAATCCCTCCTTTTCTATGCACTTTTTTATTTAAGAGGGTGGGATCCCAGGTGGGAACCCCCCACAATAAAGTCTGTCAATGTTTGGAGAGGTGGTCTTCCATTTGTATGGTGCTGGGGGCAGGTAGGAGCTTCTGTTTCTCTGCGCCCCACACTCATCCTGAGCCAGGGAAGGCGAGAGGGCATCGTACAGAATTAGAAGTAAACTGTGGGGGTCTCTTAAGGCTCAGAGCATAAATGTAACACCTATTCCAAGTTAGAACTCAGATGGGTCCCTATAGATGAACCCTCCCAAGGGTAGCAGGGCCATTTCTCAGAGGGGACCCTGGTTGCCCAGAGGTAACCCACATCTGGtcttgtgtgtgtggtgggatTGGCCCATTCCCTGAAtggggaggggagtgagaggATGTCTGTTGGGTTTTGGCCCAATTAAGACTATTTTAAGAGGACCCGTGATGAGGCCCAGGGACAGCAGGCACTTACTTCAatggaaactttatttttatcGGGTACTAGGCCGGGCAGGCGCCAGCTCAGCCAAGCTTGGACAGCACCCGCAGCGCATCTGCCCGCCCTCTCTGGGCAGGTGTGCACCAAGCTGGCCCAGAGAGGCAGAGGGCTCCCTTGccaccaccatctccatcacGGCCCGCCGAGGCCAGCGACTGGGCCGCAGGGAGTAGGCAGAAGTGGACCAGGCAGCAGGCAGTCCATATTTTGCAGCCAGGTGTCGAGTGCTGCCACAGGCTCTCCCCCAACCTGGCTCAGGCTCAGGATCCAGCAGCACGAtcagctcccagctcctccaGCACTTCCAGCTCATCCTGGAGGTGAGACAGCGGCTGTGATTCCAGACTTGGCGGCTCTAGGAGACAAAGGGAGGGGTGAAGGGGAGGAGGCGCAAGCTTccagcccacctcccctccctccttggtGTATCCTCAACTAACCCCTGCCTAGGAGTGGAGGCAGAGGGACCTCCTTCCCTGAGTACCCTGCCTCTGAAGCCTCCAGGGAGCCTGGAGGGGACGAGTGCAGGGAGAATAGGATGTGGGTGTTCAGGTCGTTGCAAACCAAGCCAGGATAGGGGTGTTGGACGGCTTTCCCCTGGTGGTGGCGACGGCGGTGCCTTTGCAGGGCGAGCAGGAGGATTACTGCTGAGGTCACGAGCAGAACCAGCACCAGGGACAGGTCAAAACTCCAACTCGGCCAGGCCTGCTGAGGGACTTTGTGCTCAGATGTCCACGGGAGACTGGGGATCGCCGGTGAGCTGGGCTCCTGGGAACTAAGGACGCTCAGTTTTCCACGTGTCAGGGGGCAGGGCTCCTTGTTAGGGACCGGCTTCTGGAAATAAAGTGGGAAGCATGCCCTACTCCTGCCTCCTCAGCACAAACTTCCCATCCTTAAATCCCTCAATGGGGCCACATCCCCGCCTGATCCAGCCCTCCCACCCCGACTCCTTTAACCCCTGATACTATTAATACTGTGCCCCCATCCCTATCCTCTTCAGTTAGGTTAAACCCTCCCTTCCCTTGATACAGACCCCGCCCATCCGACCCCAAGCCacgcccccagcccccgccccactCCGGCAGGCTGCACCTTGCCCAGGCCCTCCGGAGCCCAACCAGCACCTGTCTGCCGCGCCTCCGGGTCCCGCCGCGGCTCCCCAAGGAAGTGGGGGCCGTTGCTCCGCCGCCACAAGGGCTACCTAGCTCTTCGGTGTTGGGGTTGCACTGCCCAGGAGGACACTCTTTGAAGGGGTGCGTTACGTGATTGCCCGCATCATCCGGCCGGCAGTTTTCCGAAAATTCAGTCTGGTGGGACACAGCGTCTCACGTGCAGCCGCCAAACCTGCCTCTGCGCTAGCTACGTGCTTTCCCCTTTGTCCTATCCCAGCAGTCCCCGCCCCTTGCACTGTACTCACCCAACCTATCAGCGGACGTGCCCACCTCTCTattcctgcccccccccccccacacacacacacactagcccTGCCAGTCTCCCAACCTTCTCTACACAGGCCCCGCTCCTTTCATTCCCCCGCCCACCTCTTCCTCGCCTCCCGGTTCCCGCCTGTCTAACCGGCCACACCCCTTAACCATGACCCTCTTAACTCACACTGTCTCTTTCTTCGCAGGCTCAGCCCCCCATCCCCACTTCGTCTACGTACGGCCCACCGCCCCTACCCCGAAGCAAGCCTCACGGGCCACACCCCACAGACCtcgccccttcccccttccctatCACCCCTTAACTCCGCCTGAACATATGCAAACGCCCAGTCCCTGCTCCTTACCCGAGCAGGGGTCGGCCCGAATCGCTGCAGGCAGCTGCCACTGCACAGGTCGTCAGGGTTCCAGTACTCGAGGCGGCTGCAGTGCTGAGAGGCCTTCCTCGGCGCCGCCTGGGCCAGGAGCAGCACGGCAGTCAGGAGGAGGCATAGGGGCCCCATCCTGGCGGAGCCTGCCTTCTGGGGGGCCATGACCACAGGACTTCCTGCCACAGCGCCTCTGCCGCACTTGCCAGGAAACCGGGTCAGAAGAAGGAAGCAGTGGATGTGGGGGCATAGGATCCCCAGTCCCCTTTGGAAGCCAGGAATCTACTCTCCAGCCCCCAGACCAGCTCCTGGCCCGTTATCAGAGAGGCCACAAGGCCTCAAGATGGCTACAGCGAGGACTCTGGAGCCGGACTGCGTGGATTTATATCCCATCTCTGCCATCTTCTTGCCCTctcttttcccatctgtaaaatgggataataatagtacctgtctTAGGTTATTGTGGAGAAGTAAAACCATTACTGgaagtaaagcatttagaacaccTGGCACCTGGCATAGAGTAAGCTTAAGTATTAGGTACTACCTATTCCCATCTCAGGGCAGTGGGCATAGAGGACCCAGCCATCACCCACTGGGGACTCCCACCCAACTCCCAGCAATCTTACCTTAGCTCCTAACCCCAATCTCCTCCAAACTGGGAATCCTCCAACCTGCCACAACCAAGCATCTCCCCCTTGGGAATCCTCTGATGGACGTGCTGAAGTTTCAGCACAAAGGCAGCCCCACCCAACCAGTCCCACTTGGGGGTTTCTAGGACCCTGGGCATGCTGCTTTCCCACCTGTTGTTGGAAGTTCCTTGGCTGAGGTTGTGGCCAGAGCCCAGCCCTACTTCCCCTTTTCATCAGCAGATGTGGGGGTGGAAGGAAACCAGCCCACAGCCAGGCTCAAGCTAACAACGAAGCTCTAAACCCTCAATATATAACTTTATTAGGGGCGGGGCGATAGAAGGTCCCTGTGTTGAAGGTATTACATCATGGAGACCCGGAGCCTGGGAAAGATGGCACTAGGGAGTTAAGGGAGCTTTGAGGAGGGGTCCTGGCCAGGAACATATATGCCTGCCAGGGGTGGAGGGCAAGGAGGTCAGCATCTCAGAAACGGCCATGCCGGTGGTCTGGGGACCGTCGTCGATTTCTTTCTCGGGGACGGTGGCCAGTATGGGACCTTGGGGGTGACCTGGGGACAGGAGAGAGGAGGGTTAGAGCCATGGGAATGGTGTGCAGATCCCCCAGTTCTGCCTCTCTGCTCTGGAATAAGGCATGGCAGTTGATGAAGTAAGAAGAGTTCCTGGGGGTGGCCTCAGGATAGGTGCACAGGGGCCGACCTCAGGATTGGAGATCCAGGATGGACTTGGGCTTGGGGTTCAGGCTGGTTTGGGGGTTGGGACTTAGGTGCTGGTCTTCAGATGGGGCTCAGGGCTAGTCTTAGGGCACGAAAGGCTTGAGACACTTATTGGGGCACAGGATCAGATTCATCTCAAGATACAGGGGCCTTGGGATACGAGAAGTCTTGGCAGGCTGGTCCTGAGGTACCTGCGCCTGGGTCCCCGCCCATAGAGCTGCCGCCGGAGGTTGCGGGAGATAGGTCGCAGGTGCATGAAGTTGCAGAAACCACCCCGGGTACATTCCCTGGGTAAAGCATGGATGGACGGATGAGGCCATTGTCACTGACAGCCCCCTCAACACATACACAGAAGTCTGGGACTCCAGGTGACCATCCCACCCCTGCACTACCATACCCCATCTCATACTGCCGACAGCACGACTCCCGGAAGTCAGTGACGGGAGACAGCTCGGCATGCACAGCCTGCCCGTTGAACCAGCGGTTATTGAGTTCAGCCACTGCCCGCTCTGCATCCTCCTCGCGCCGAAACTGAGGGAAAGTCGGTCAGGGTCAGCAATCAAACTCAGAAATCAGAGGATTAGCTAGCAGCTCAGGGTCTGGAGTGGATTTAGTGATGGACCTCAAGCTGTGAGGCTTCAGCGGTGGCCGTTAGGCACTGAAAGGCCTCCACCTCTAGGCTCTAATGGAGAGACAGCAGGCACCTTGACATAAACATTGCCCACGAGGTGATCCCCCAGGTTGTCGCACACATTCATCTCTTCAATCTCTCCGTACTTCTCCTGCAGTTCTGTGAACACTTCCTGTGGAAGACCAGGAGGAACTCAGCTGAGCTGCTGGCCCACAGGAAACTGAACCCACCCCTGCCAACCCTCACCTCGAAGAAGTTATCATAGTGTTCTTGCACCTCCACGTCGCTCACGTGACCTGGAGGAGGGGGGCCGGGTGGAATCAGGGCGTGGCCTGCTGGGAGCTGTCCGCCCTGCCCCCAAGACAGGTCCCTCACTCACAGTGCGATCCGTCTGCGGTTTGGGCGGTGTTCTGTGGATTCCGGTACAGGTTGAGCAGTACTATGGTCTGAACAGAATTTAaagggggcggggcctgagctCAGAGGGCGGGGCTATATGCAAAGGAATTGGGTATGAAAGTTGGGGGTGAGACCTTGCACCAGAGAAAAAGCATAAGCATCTTGAGTGCATCAGCAACGCCTGTCCCTCAGAAAACCAGAAGAAGGGGTACCTAGCAGTGAGGGACAGCCCAGGGGTGTGGTCTTTACGTACGGGGGCGTGGCCAAGTTCCTGGGAGAAGGGCCTGAAGGTTGGGGGAGGAACCTGCAGAGGTCCGACAAGAAAAAAGCCGGGCGGTAGGGTGGGCCCTAGAAATCCGGAAAAGGCGGGACCTCGTGATGGTGGACAACAGAAGGGGAATGGACAGGAGGTTAACCCCCCAGGCTCCGTGCCGGGTCTCACCTGGCTGAAAGTCGGTTTGTTGTGAAGCCGGGAGCACCGGTCCCCATGCCGGCAGGCCCCGATCTTAAAGTAAAAAGAGCAGTTAACCCTGGAAGAGGTGCAGAGACAGAGGTGAACCGAGGGCCGGGGAGCCGGACACCCCAGAAACACCGCCCCACGCCGCCCAGCCACCAGGGAACCAAGTGCCTCGTCCTCGGGCTCCCGAGGGGCCACTCCCTGCGCCCGTTCTCACTTGTCCTTCTCAGTCCCGAATATCGAAGCTAAATATTCGGCCATTTTTACCCGAACCCTCCAACTATGTCTGCTATTTACATCACTTCCGTTGCTTAAGGGCATTGGGAAATGTAGTTCTTCGCGGCCTCCGGACACTCAGAAACTCTCTAGTGCGCTTGCGTGATGGAGGCTCGCACCCTGCGCCTGGACTCACCCACTGGAGTTGCCTGAAAGCGCATGCGTGCAGCGTTGCCTGACCAAAAAGACTACAGGGTCCAGAGATACTTGCGGCATCTCGCGCAAAAGTCCGTAGTTGAAAGTGGCAAAGGGGTCCAAACCGGAGGAAGTAAGACTCCACGGGTGAGTTAGGGGTCGTCTCCGTACCCCAGTAAACATAAAGAGCGTCTCAACCCAGTCAGCTTGCTGGTGGGGGCGGGGGTACCCTTCTTTCAGAAAACCCACCCTtcaatttctctcccttttgtcGTAATAGGGGCGTGGTTGTTTGTGATCCTTGCATCTGTCACTTAGGGTCAGGGCTTGGGTCTTGCCCTGAAGACCCTCGGAAGACCCGGCCCCAGCGCAACTATGAACTTGGAGCGGGTGTCCAACGAGGAGAAGTTGAACCTGTGCCGGAAGTACTACCTGGGTAAGTGCTGATATCTTAGGGTCCCCGGAGAAGAGAGGGGACGGGACTAGAGCGCCTGGGGGAAGAGGGTCTAGGGGCCTGGATTCTTGGGTCTAGAGAATGAAGTGGCTGGGGACGCCGACTCCTGGGTCCCAAGAGAGGAAGGGCCTGGGTCCTGAGGAAGGAGGAGACTGGGGCCTCAATTTCTGGGTCCCAAGAGAGGACAGGAGTTGGGGGCCTGGGCTCTTGGTCCTGCCAAAAAGATGGTTGAGGACTCAGATTTCTGGATTCCGGGGAGGAGTCAGGATTCTTGAATCCCTGATAGCAGAGATCTCCATTTGAATTTGGGTATGGGAGAGGACCTTCCAAATTGGTCTTCTACGTGGGTGTTGGGAGGATCCTCATTGCCTTAAGTCccagtttattttcttctctttaggtGGGTTTGCTTTCCTGCCTTTTCTCTGGTTGGTCAACATCTTCTGGTTCTTCCGAGAGGCCTTCCTTGTCCCGGCATACACGGAACAGAGCCAAATCAAAGGCTGTGAGTCCAGGGCACAGATGAAGGGAGGCCAtcgggtgtggggagggggactctgggagcctTGCTGGGAAGGGACAATGGAGGTTCCAGAATTCTGGGACTCtgtggaagagaagagagggcCGGTCTCGGGGAGACCAGAGAGCAGGTGGAGGCCAACCTTTCCCCTCCTGTTCCCTCTTACAGATGTCTGGCGCTCAGCTGTGGGCTTCCTTTTCTGGGTGATTGTGCTCACCACTTGGATCACTATCTTCCAGATCTACCGGCCACGTTGGGGCGCCCTTGGGGACTACCTCTCCTTCACCATACCCCTGGGTACCCCCTGACAACTTCTGC
This region of Balaenoptera acutorostrata chromosome 19, mBalAcu1.1, whole genome shotgun sequence genomic DNA includes:
- the PSENEN gene encoding gamma-secretase subunit PEN-2 isoform X2; this encodes MNLERVSNEEKLNLCRKYYLGGFAFLPFLWLVNIFWFFREAFLVPAYTEQSQIKGYVWRSAVGFLFWVIVLTTWITIFQIYRPRWGALGDYLSFTIPLGTP
- the PSENEN gene encoding gamma-secretase subunit PEN-2 isoform X1, with the translated sequence MRAALPDQKDYRVQRYLRHLAQKSVVESGKGVQTGGSKTPRGQGLGLALKTLGRPGPSATMNLERVSNEEKLNLCRKYYLGGFAFLPFLWLVNIFWFFREAFLVPAYTEQSQIKGYVWRSAVGFLFWVIVLTTWITIFQIYRPRWGALGDYLSFTIPLGTP